One genomic window of Arachis hypogaea cultivar Tifrunner chromosome 8, arahy.Tifrunner.gnm2.J5K5, whole genome shotgun sequence includes the following:
- the LOC112705039 gene encoding protein NETWORKED 2A, which produces MLQRAATNAYTWWWASHVRTKQSKWLEQSLQDVEDKAAEALQIIDHTGDSFAQRAEMYYKKKPELINFVEETLKAYRSLAQRFDHISKELQTANRQLATAFPEQVQYRMDDDDEFDVTFPASNASSQETHNQTQKSDISKAASVRKQNLRSYSMLLSRKGPSRKIAGFEKYAPTIPICGFSKAEAHAQVDKLQKEILALQTEKEFVRSLYEGSYDKYWEIEDRIVGIQKIVGDLQDEFGISTVIEDNDARTLMATTALDSCKVKLTKLQEEQLQSSEEANAAFQKVKESHERIETLKEEFLSKHSIQLDQGTETDLSSIDIEEELAALEDEPHKDAELLKENMENLEEDSDMSHTMTEIVELIDKLVNKVVFLETAVSSQNVSVKRLMSEAEKLETNIKSLEEDKEMLLDDSEKTKKLLKELEEEMKRVKLLNRNVRMQENSIQSNFTEASNNLENLSEKLKDVKPEEHYTPYKKRSGDNLAIMKDVETTKEEKEDYATDLSNMTGEVNKKEDYATDLSDSTCEDNKSKSEENTDPITESIPEVIEKEKDDLPQTVDSVDIKTPESVAGEEEDQPNMRQMFVSGLDDREKILLEEYTSVLKDYKLVKVKLHEMEKKNSESINELELQLNEFKKVISMKDEEINILQQKLNSSEANPAEEAVLENETQEASMQEQDEIPSSAMEESARSSSADQPEIPSQGMEEESARSSFADQPQDAENKEDLSTSMSPTTESILQQIVTVNHIEDHHSPLSAMEKKFRSYIDDLMEENLEFWLRFSTAVHQIQRFQNCMQDLKLEVRNIKFKKRTEGDLPNSNIQSEIKPIYRHLREIRTELSLWLEHNAVLQEELQTRHPTLISLQDEIARAANPVSTTERAQLSEYQAAKFQGEVLHMKQESNRILSELQGGLSFVKGLKVEVEKSLEEMGQELGVNKPGQVPGHVHMKQNQPSSRTRIPLRSFLFGVKLKKHGQSSSSSRVNAAMQKPNLDPSATHDATL; this is translated from the exons ATGTTGCAAAGGGCAGCAACAAATGCATATACATGGTGGTGGGCCAGCCATGTCAGGACAAAACAATCCAAATGGCTGGAACAAAGCCTCCAAG ATGTGGAGGACAAGGCTGCAGAGGCTCTCCAAATCATTGATCATACCGGGGACTCGTTTGCGCAAAGGGCGGAAATGTACTACAAGAAGAAGCCAGAATTGATAAATTTTGTGGAAGAAACCTTAAAAGCATATAGATCATTGGCACAGAGATTTGATCATATTTCAAAGGAGCTCCAAACAGCGAATCGCCAACTTGCCACAGCGTTTCCAGAACAAGTCCAGTATAgaatggatgatgatgatgaatttgatgtGACTTTTCCTGCAAGCAATGCATCTTCACAGGAAACACACAATCAAACACAAAAATCAGACATTTCTAAGGCTGCAAGTGTGAGAAAGCAGAACTTGAGGAGCtattccatgttgctgtctagaAAGGGACCATCTAGGAAGATTGCTGGCTTTGAAAAATATGCCCCAACAATACCAATTTGTGGTTTCAGTAAGGCGGAGGCGCATGCTCAAGTTGACAAGCTTCAAAAGGAAATTTTAGCTCTTCAGACTGAGAAAGAGTTTGTGAGGAGTTTGTATGAAGGTTCCTATGATAAGTACTGGGAAATTGAAGACCGGATCGTAGGAATACAGAAAATAGTTGGTGACTTGCAAGATGAGTTTGGAATTTCTACTGTCATAGAAGATAATGATGCACGAACTTTGATGGCAACCACGGCTCTGGATTCATGCAAAGTGAAATTGACTAAATTGCAAGAAGAACAATTGCAATCTTCTGAAGAAGCTAATGCAGCATTCCAAAAGGTTAAGGAATCTCATGAAAGGATTGAAACACTTAAGGAAGAATTTCTTTCTAAACATTCAATTCAACTAGACCAAGGCACCGAAACAGATCTGAGTAGCATAGACATAGAGGAAGAGTTGGCTGCCTTGGAAGATGAGCCACACAAGGACGCAGAGCTTCtgaaagaaaacatggaaaatcttGAAGAAGATTCAGATATGTCCCACACTATGACAGAAATCGTAGAGTTGATTGATAAGCTTGTTAATAAGGTTGTTTTCTTGGAAACTGCAGTCTCTTCTCAGAATGTTTCGGTAAAAAGGCTAATGTCAGAAGCAGAAAAACTTGAGACAAATATAAAAAGCTTGGAAGAGGACAAGGAAATGCTGTTAGATGATTCAGAAAAAACCAAGAAGCTGCTGAAGGAATTGGAGGAGGAAATGAAGAGAGTTAAGCTTCTTAACAGGAATGTCAGAATGCAAGAAAATAGTATCCAATCAAACTTCACTGAAGCTAGCAATAATCTTGAGAATCTTTCAGAAAAATTGAAGGATGTGAAGCCAGAGGAACACTATACACCTTACAAGAAGAGAAGTGGCGATAACTTAGCTATTATGAAAGATGTTGAGACAAcaaaggaagaaaaggaagattATGCCACAGATCTAAGCAATATGACAGGGGAAGTTAACAAAAAGGAAGATTATGCCACAGACCTAAGCGATTCAACATGTGAAGATAACAAGTCCAAGTCAGAAGAAAATACTGATCCTATTACTGAAAGCATTCCTGAAGTAATAGAGAAGGAAAAGGATGATTTGCCTCAGACAGTTGATAGTGTGGATATCAAGACGCCAGAATCGGTTGCTGGTGAGGAAGAAGATCAGCCTAACATGAGGCAGATGTTTGTCAGTGGACTGGATGACAGAGAAAAGATTCTGTTGGAGGAATACACATCAGTTCTAAAGGACTACAAGCTTGTCAAGGTCAAGCTCCATGAGATGGAGAAGAAAAATTCTGAGAGCATTAACGAGCTGGAACTTCAG TTAAATGAGTTCAAGAAGGTCATTTCCATGAAGGATGAAGAGATAAACATTTTACAGCAGAAGCTGAATAGTTCAGAAGCAAATCCTGCTGAAGAAGCGGTTCTAGAAAACGAGACTCAGGAAGCCAGCATGCAGGAACAAGATGAAATTCCATCTTCAGCTATGGAGGAAAGTGCTAGAAGCTCTTCTGCAGATCAACCTGAAATTCCATCTCAAGGAATGGAGGAGGAAAGTGCTAGAAGCTCTTTTGCAGATCAACCCCAAGATGCCGAAAACAAAGAAGATTTGTCAACTAGCATGTCTCCAACAACAGAATCCATATTACAACAGATTGTGACAGTAAACCATATTGAAGATCACCATAGTCCCCTTTCAGCCATGGAAAAGAAATTCCGTTCCTACATCGATGATTTAATGGAGGAGAACCTAGAGTTCTGGTTGAGATTCAGCACAGCAGTTCACCAGATTCAGAGGTTCCAAAATTGCATGCAAGATCTAAAACTTGAAGTAAGGAACATAAAGTTTAAGAAAAGGACTGAAGGGGACTTACCAAATTCCAATATCCAATCCGAAATAAAGCCAATATATAGACACCTAAGGGAGATAAGAACTGAATTGTCATTGTGGCTTGAACACAATGCAGTGCTGCAGGAGGAGTTGCAAACTAGGCATCCAACACTGATAAGCTTACAAGACGAAATCGCGAGAGCGGCCAACCCGGTTTCCACGACAGAAAGAGCACAACTTAGTGAGTACCAGGCTGCAAAGTTTCAAGGTGAGGTTCTCCACATGAAGCAAGAGAGCAACAGGATTTTGAGTGAGCTTCAAGGAGGACTCAGTTTTGTTAAGGGGCTGAAAGTTGAAGTGGAGAAGTCTCTAGAAGAAATGGGCCAAGAACTTGGGGTGAACAAGCCTGGCCAAGTTCCTGGACATGTTCACATGAAGCAGAATCAACCAAGTAGCCGTACTAGAATACCATTAAGGTCATTTTTGTTTGGAGTGAAGTTGAAGAAGCATGGCCAATCTTCCTCCTCCTCACGTGTAAATGCAGCAATGCAGAAACCAAATCTTGATCCATCAGCTACTCATGATGCCACATTGTAG